The following proteins are co-located in the Escherichia fergusonii ATCC 35469 genome:
- the acnB gene encoding bifunctional aconitate hydratase 2/2-methylisocitrate dehydratase, which translates to MLEEYRKHVAERAAEGIAPKPLDANQMAALVELLKNPPAGEEEFLLDLLTNRVPPGVDEAAYVKAGFLAAVAKGEAKSPLLTPEKAIELLGTMQGGYNIHPLIDALDDAKLAPIAAKALSHTLLMFDNFYDVEEKAKAGNEYAKQVMQSWADAEWFLNRPALAEKLTVTVFKVTGETNTDDLSPAPDAWSRPDIPLHALAMLKNAREGIEPDQPGVVGPIKQIEALQQKGFPLAYVGDVVGTGSSRKSATNSVLWFMGEDIPHVPNKRGGGLCLGGKIAPIFFNTMEDAGALPIEVDVSNLNMGDVIDVYPYKGEVRNHETGELLATFELKTDVLIDEVRAGGRIPLIIGRGLTTKAREALGLPQSDVFRQAKDVAESDRGFSLAQKMVGRACGVKGIRPGAYCEPKMTSVGSQDTTGPMTRDELKDLACLGFSADLVMQSFCHTAAYPKPVDVNTHHTLPDFIMNRGGVSLRPGDGVIHSWLNRMLLPDTVGTGGDSHTRFPIGISFPAGSGLVAFAAATGVMPLDMPESVLVRFKGKMQPGITLRDLVHAIPLYAIKQGLLTVEKKGKKNIFSGRILEIEGLPDLKVEQAFELTDASAERSAAGCTIKLNKEPIIEYLNSNIVLLKWMIAEGYGDRRTLERRIQGMEKWLANPELLEADADAEYAAVIDIDLADIKEPILCAPNDPDDARPLSAVQGEKIDEVFIGSCMTNIGHFRAAGKLLDAHKGQLPTRLWVAPPTRMDAAQLTEEGYYSVFGKSGARIEIPGCSLCMGNQARVADGATVVSTSTRNFPNRLGTGANVFLASAELAAVAALIGKLPTPEEYQTYVAQVDKTAVDTYRYLNFNQLSQYTEKADGVIFQTAV; encoded by the coding sequence GTGCTAGAAGAATACCGTAAGCACGTAGCTGAGCGTGCCGCTGAGGGGATTGCGCCCAAACCCCTGGATGCAAACCAAATGGCCGCACTTGTAGAGCTGCTGAAAAACCCGCCCGCGGGCGAAGAAGAATTCCTGTTAGATCTGTTAACCAACCGTGTTCCCCCTGGCGTCGATGAAGCCGCCTATGTCAAAGCAGGCTTCCTGGCTGCTGTCGCCAAAGGCGAAGCTAAATCCCCGCTGCTGACTCCGGAAAAAGCTATCGAACTGCTGGGCACTATGCAGGGTGGTTACAACATTCATCCGCTGATCGACGCGCTGGACGATGCCAAACTGGCACCGATTGCTGCCAAAGCACTGTCCCACACGCTGTTGATGTTCGATAACTTCTATGACGTAGAAGAGAAAGCCAAAGCAGGCAACGAATATGCGAAGCAGGTAATGCAGTCCTGGGCAGATGCCGAATGGTTCCTGAATCGTCCGGCGCTGGCTGAAAAACTGACCGTTACCGTCTTCAAAGTAACTGGTGAAACCAACACCGATGACCTTTCTCCGGCACCGGATGCGTGGTCACGCCCGGATATCCCACTGCACGCGTTGGCGATGCTGAAAAACGCGCGTGAAGGCATCGAGCCAGACCAGCCGGGTGTTGTTGGTCCGATCAAGCAAATCGAAGCTCTGCAACAGAAAGGTTTCCCGCTGGCGTACGTCGGTGACGTTGTGGGTACGGGTTCATCGCGTAAATCCGCCACGAACTCCGTGCTGTGGTTTATGGGTGAAGATATTCCTCATGTACCGAACAAACGCGGCGGTGGTTTGTGTCTCGGCGGTAAAATTGCGCCAATCTTCTTTAACACAATGGAAGACGCCGGTGCACTGCCAATCGAAGTCGACGTCTCTAACCTGAACATGGGCGACGTGATTGACGTTTACCCGTACAAAGGTGAAGTGCGTAACCACGAAACCGGCGAACTGCTGGCAACCTTCGAACTGAAAACCGACGTGCTGATTGATGAAGTGCGTGCTGGCGGCCGTATTCCGCTGATTATCGGGCGTGGCCTGACCACCAAAGCGCGTGAAGCACTTGGTCTGCCGCAGAGCGATGTATTCCGTCAGGCGAAAGATGTCGCTGAGAGCGATCGCGGCTTCTCGCTGGCGCAGAAAATGGTCGGTCGTGCCTGCGGCGTGAAAGGCATTCGTCCGGGCGCGTACTGCGAACCGAAAATGACCTCAGTCGGTTCTCAGGACACCACCGGTCCAATGACCCGTGATGAACTGAAAGACCTGGCGTGCCTGGGCTTCTCGGCTGACCTGGTGATGCAGTCTTTCTGTCACACAGCGGCTTATCCGAAACCAGTTGACGTTAACACTCACCACACGCTGCCGGACTTCATCATGAACCGTGGCGGTGTGTCGCTGCGTCCGGGTGATGGCGTAATTCACTCCTGGCTGAACCGTATGCTGCTGCCGGATACCGTCGGTACTGGCGGTGACTCCCATACCCGTTTCCCGATCGGTATCTCTTTCCCGGCGGGCTCTGGTCTGGTGGCATTTGCAGCTGCAACAGGCGTAATGCCGCTGGATATGCCGGAATCCGTTCTGGTTCGCTTCAAAGGCAAAATGCAGCCGGGCATCACCCTGCGCGATCTGGTACACGCCATTCCGCTGTATGCGATCAAACAAGGTCTGCTGACCGTTGAGAAGAAAGGCAAGAAAAACATCTTCTCTGGTCGCATTCTGGAAATTGAAGGTCTGCCGGATCTGAAAGTTGAGCAGGCCTTTGAGCTGACCGATGCGTCCGCCGAGCGTTCTGCTGCCGGTTGTACCATCAAGCTGAACAAAGAACCGATCATCGAATACCTGAACTCCAACATCGTTTTGCTGAAGTGGATGATCGCGGAAGGTTACGGCGATCGTCGTACCCTGGAACGTCGTATTCAGGGCATGGAAAAATGGCTGGCGAATCCTGAGTTGCTGGAAGCCGATGCAGATGCGGAATACGCGGCAGTGATCGACATCGATCTGGCGGATATCAAAGAGCCAATCCTCTGTGCACCGAACGACCCGGACGACGCGCGTCCGCTGTCTGCGGTACAGGGCGAGAAAATCGACGAAGTGTTTATCGGTTCTTGCATGACCAACATCGGTCACTTCCGTGCCGCCGGTAAACTGCTGGATGCGCATAAAGGTCAGCTACCGACCCGCCTGTGGGTGGCACCGCCAACCCGTATGGACGCTGCGCAGCTTACCGAGGAAGGCTATTACAGCGTCTTCGGTAAGAGCGGTGCGCGTATCGAGATACCTGGCTGTTCCCTGTGTATGGGTAACCAGGCGCGTGTAGCAGACGGTGCGACGGTGGTTTCCACCTCTACCCGTAACTTCCCGAACCGTCTGGGTACTGGCGCGAACGTCTTCCTGGCTTCTGCTGAACTGGCTGCTGTTGCGGCGCTGATTGGCAAACTGCCGACACCGGAAGAGTACCAGACCTACGTGGCGCAGGTAGATAAAACAGCCGTTGATACTTACCGTTATCTGAACTTCAACCAGCTTTCTCAGTACACCGAAAAAGCGGATGGGGTGATTTTCCAGACTGCGGTGTAA
- the can gene encoding carbonate dehydratase, with protein sequence MKDIDTLISNNALWSKMLVEEDPGFFEKLAQAQKPRFLWIGCSDSRVPAERLTGLEPGELFVHRNVANLVIHTDLNCLSVVQYAVDVLEVEHIIICGHYGCGGVQAAVENPELGLINNWLLHIRDIWFKHSSLLGEMPQERRLDTLCELNVMEQVYNLGHSTIMQSAWKRGQKVTIHGWAYGIHDGLLRDLDVTATNRETLEQRYRHGISNLKLKHANHK encoded by the coding sequence ATGAAAGACATAGATACACTCATCAGCAACAATGCACTATGGTCAAAAATGCTGGTGGAAGAGGATCCCGGGTTTTTTGAGAAACTGGCGCAAGCGCAAAAACCGCGCTTTCTATGGATTGGATGTTCCGACAGTCGCGTTCCTGCAGAACGTTTAACCGGTCTTGAACCGGGCGAACTCTTTGTTCACCGTAATGTTGCTAACCTGGTCATTCACACCGACCTGAACTGCCTTTCCGTGGTTCAGTATGCAGTGGATGTTCTCGAAGTTGAACACATTATTATCTGTGGCCACTACGGTTGCGGCGGCGTACAAGCCGCAGTTGAAAACCCAGAACTGGGGCTTATCAACAACTGGCTGCTGCACATTCGCGATATCTGGTTCAAACATAGCTCATTGCTTGGCGAAATGCCGCAAGAGCGCCGTCTGGATACCTTGTGTGAACTGAACGTCATGGAACAGGTATATAACCTGGGCCACTCCACCATTATGCAATCAGCGTGGAAACGCGGGCAGAAAGTTACCATTCACGGCTGGGCCTACGGCATTCACGACGGTTTGCTGCGTGATCTGGATGTTACCGCCACCAACCGCGAAACCCTTGAACAACGTTACCGTCACGGGATTTCCAATCTCAAGCTTAAACACGCCAACCACAAATAA
- the cueO gene encoding multicopper oxidase CueO, with the protein MQRRDFLKYSVALGVVSALPLWSRTVFAAERPTLPIPDLLTSDVRGRIRLSIMQGQSTFAGKTATTWGYNGNLLGPAVKLQRGKVVTVDIYNQLTEETTLHWHGLEIPGEVDGGPQGIIPPGGKRSVTLNVDQPAATCWFHPHQHGKTGRQVAMGLAGLVVIEDDEILKLMLPKQWGIDDVPVIVQDKKFNADGQIDYQLDVMTAAVGWFGDTLLTNGAIYPQHAAPRGWLRLRLLNGCNARSLNFATSDNRPLYVIASDGGLLPEPVKVSELPVLMGERFEVLVEVNDNKPFDLVTLPVSQMGMAIAPFDKPHPVMRIQPIAISASGALPDTLSSLPALPSLEGLTVRKLQLSMDPMLDMMGMQMLMEKYGDQAMAGMDHSQMMGHMGHGNMNHMNHGGKFDFHHANKINGQAFDMNKPMFAAAKGQYERWVISGVGDMMLHPFHIHGTQFRILSENGKPPAAHRAGWKDTVKVEGNVSEVLVKFNHDAPKEHAYMAHCHLLEHEDTGMMLGFTV; encoded by the coding sequence ATGCAACGCCGTGATTTCTTAAAATATTCCGTCGCGCTGGGCGTGGTTTCGGCTTTGCCGCTGTGGAGCCGAACAGTTTTTGCCGCCGAACGTCCAACACTGCCGATCCCCGATCTCCTTACCTCTGATGTTCGTGGCCGCATAAGATTATCAATCATGCAAGGCCAGTCCACCTTTGCCGGAAAAACCGCGACCACCTGGGGCTATAACGGCAATCTGCTGGGGCCGGCGGTGAAATTACAGCGCGGCAAAGTGGTAACGGTTGATATCTATAACCAACTGACGGAAGAGACGACGTTGCACTGGCACGGGCTGGAAATACCGGGTGAAGTCGACGGCGGCCCGCAGGGAATTATTCCGCCAGGTGGCAAGCGCTCGGTGACGTTGAACGTTGATCAACCTGCCGCTACCTGCTGGTTCCATCCACATCAACATGGCAAGACCGGGCGACAAGTGGCGATGGGGCTGGCTGGGCTGGTAGTGATTGAAGATGACGAGATTCTAAAATTAATGCTGCCAAAACAGTGGGGTATCGATGATGTCCCGGTGATCGTGCAGGATAAAAAATTTAACGCTGACGGGCAGATTGATTATCAACTGGATGTGATGACCGCTGCCGTGGGTTGGTTTGGCGATACGCTGCTGACCAATGGTGCTATCTACCCGCAACACGCCGCCCCGCGCGGCTGGCTGCGCCTGCGTTTGCTCAATGGCTGTAACGCCCGCTCGCTCAATTTCGCTACCAGCGACAATCGTCCATTGTATGTGATTGCCAGTGACGGTGGTCTGCTACCTGAACCGGTGAAGGTGAGCGAGCTGCCGGTGCTGATGGGCGAACGTTTCGAAGTGCTGGTGGAGGTTAACGACAACAAACCCTTTGATCTGGTGACGCTACCGGTCAGCCAGATGGGGATGGCGATTGCGCCGTTTGACAAGCCGCATCCGGTAATGCGGATTCAGCCGATTGCCATTAGTGCCTCTGGTGCTTTGCCAGACACATTAAGTAGCCTGCCAGCATTACCTTCGCTGGAAGGGCTGACGGTACGTAAGCTGCAACTCTCTATGGACCCGATGCTCGATATGATGGGTATGCAGATGCTGATGGAGAAATATGGCGATCAGGCGATGGCCGGGATGGACCACAGCCAGATGATGGGCCATATGGGGCACGGCAATATGAATCATATGAACCACGGCGGGAAGTTCGATTTCCACCATGCCAATAAAATCAACGGTCAGGCGTTTGATATGAATAAGCCGATGTTTGCGGCGGCGAAAGGGCAGTACGAACGTTGGGTTATCTCTGGCGTGGGCGACATGATGCTGCATCCGTTCCATATCCACGGTACACAGTTCCGTATCTTGTCAGAAAATGGCAAACCGCCAGCGGCTCATCGCGCAGGCTGGAAAGATACCGTTAAGGTAGAAGGTAATGTCAGCGAAGTACTGGTGAAGTTTAATCACGACGCACCGAAAGAACATGCATATATGGCGCACTGCCATCTGCTGGAGCATGAAGATACGGGGATGATGTTAGGGTTTACGGTATAA
- the speD gene encoding adenosylmethionine decarboxylase, translating into MKKLKLHGFNNLTKSLSFCIYDICYAKTAEERDGYIAYIDELYNANRLTEILSETCSIIGANILNIARQDYEPQGASVTILVSEEPVDPKLIDKTEHPGPLPETVVAHLDKSHICVHTYPESHPEGGLCTFRADIEVSTCGVISPLKALNYLIHQLESDIVTIDYRVRGFTRDINGMKHFIDHEINSIQNFMSDDMKALYDMVDVNVYQENIFHTKMLLKEFDLKHYMFHTRPEDLTDSEREEITAALWKEMREIYYGRNMPAV; encoded by the coding sequence TTGAAAAAACTGAAACTGCATGGCTTTAATAATCTGACCAAAAGTCTGAGTTTTTGTATTTACGATATCTGCTATGCCAAAACTGCCGAAGAGCGCGACGGTTATATCGCTTATATCGATGAACTCTATAATGCCAACCGCCTGACCGAAATTCTGTCAGAAACCTGTTCCATTATCGGAGCCAATATTCTTAACATTGCCCGCCAGGATTACGAACCACAAGGTGCCAGCGTCACTATTCTGGTGAGTGAAGAACCGGTCGACCCGAAACTTATCGACAAAACAGAACACCCCGGCCCACTGCCAGAAACGGTCGTTGCCCATCTCGATAAAAGTCATATTTGCGTACATACCTACCCGGAAAGCCATCCTGAAGGTGGTTTATGTACCTTCCGTGCCGATATTGAAGTCTCTACCTGCGGCGTGATTTCTCCGCTGAAGGCGCTGAATTACCTGATCCACCAGCTTGAGTCCGATATCGTAACCATTGATTATCGCGTGCGCGGTTTTACCCGCGACATTAACGGTATGAAGCACTTTATCGACCATGAGATTAATTCGATTCAGAACTTTATGTCTGACGATATGAAGGCGCTGTATGACATGGTGGATGTGAACGTCTATCAGGAAAATATCTTCCATACCAAGATGTTGCTTAAAGAGTTCGACCTTAAGCACTATATGTTCCACACAAGGCCAGAAGATTTAACCGACAGCGAGCGTGAGGAAATTACCGCGGCGCTGTGGAAAGAGATGCGCGAGATTTATTACGGGCGCAATATGCCAGCTGTTTAA
- the gcd gene encoding quinoprotein glucose dehydrogenase: MAINNTGSRRLLVTLTALFAALCGLYLLIGGGWLVAIGGSWYYPIAGLMMLGVAWMLWRSKRAALWLYAALLLGTMIWGVWEVGFDFWALTPRSDILVFFGIWLILPFVWRRLVIPASGAVAALVVALLISGGILTWAGFNDPQEINGTLSADATPAEAISPVADQDWPAYGRNQEGQRFSPLKQINADNVHKLKEAWVFRTGDVKQPNDPGEITNEVTPIKVGDTLYLCTAHQRLFALDAASGKEKWHYDPELKTNESFQHVTCRGVSYHEAKAETASPEVMADCPRRIILPVNDGRLIAINAENGKLCETFANKGVLNLQSNMPDTKPGLYEPTSPPIITDKTIVMAGSVTDNFSTRETSGVIRGFDVNTGELLWAFDPGAKDPNAIPSDEHTFTFNSPNSWAPAAYDAKLDLVYLPMGVTTPDIWGGNRTPEQERYASSILALNATTGKLAWSYQTVHHDLWDMDLPAQPTLADITVNGQKVPVIYAPAKTGNIFVLDRRNGELVVPAPEKPVPQGAAKGDYVTPTQPFSELSFRPKKDLSGADMWGATMFDQLVCRVMFHQMRYEGIFTPPSEQGTLVFPGNLGMFEWGGISVDPNREVAIANPMALPFVSKLIPRGPGNPMEQPKDAKGTGTESGIQPQYGVPYGVTLNPFLSPFGLPCKQPAWGYISALDLKTNEVVWKKRIGTPQDSMPFPMPVPVPFNMGMPMLGGPISTAGNVLFIAATADNYLRAYNMSNGEKLWQGRLPAGGQATPMTYEVNGKQYVVISAGGHGSFGTKMGDYIVAYALPDDVK; this comes from the coding sequence ATGGCAATTAACAATACCGGCTCGCGACGATTACTCGTCACGCTAACAGCCCTATTTGCAGCGCTTTGCGGGCTGTATCTTCTCATTGGCGGAGGCTGGTTGGTCGCGATCGGCGGCTCCTGGTACTACCCTATCGCTGGCCTTATGATGCTCGGCGTCGCCTGGATGCTGTGGCGCAGCAAACGCGCCGCACTTTGGCTTTACGCGGCATTGCTGCTTGGCACCATGATTTGGGGCGTCTGGGAAGTGGGTTTCGATTTCTGGGCGCTGACGCCGCGTAGCGACATTCTGGTCTTCTTTGGTATCTGGCTGATCCTGCCGTTTGTCTGGCGTCGCCTGGTCATTCCTGCCAGCGGCGCAGTTGCCGCGTTGGTGGTCGCGCTGTTGATTAGCGGTGGTATCCTCACCTGGGCCGGATTTAACGATCCACAGGAAATCAACGGCACCTTAAGCGCTGATGCTACACCTGCCGAAGCTATCTCCCCCGTTGCCGATCAAGACTGGCCTGCCTATGGTCGCAATCAGGAAGGTCAACGCTTTTCACCACTGAAACAAATTAACGCTGATAACGTCCACAAGCTGAAAGAAGCCTGGGTGTTCCGTACAGGCGATGTGAAACAGCCGAACGATCCGGGCGAAATCACCAATGAAGTGACGCCGATTAAAGTAGGCGACACGCTTTACCTGTGTACCGCTCACCAGCGTTTGTTTGCGCTCGATGCCGCCAGCGGCAAAGAGAAATGGCATTACGATCCTGAGCTGAAAACCAACGAGTCTTTCCAGCATGTAACCTGCCGTGGTGTCTCTTATCATGAAGCCAAAGCAGAAACTGCTTCGCCGGAAGTGATGGCGGATTGCCCGCGTCGTATCATTCTCCCAGTCAATGATGGCCGCCTGATTGCGATTAACGCTGAAAACGGCAAGCTGTGCGAAACCTTCGCCAATAAAGGCGTGCTCAACCTGCAAAGCAACATGCCGGACACCAAACCGGGCCTGTATGAGCCGACTTCACCACCGATTATCACTGATAAAACCATCGTGATGGCGGGTTCCGTCACTGATAACTTCTCAACCCGCGAAACGTCTGGCGTGATCCGTGGTTTTGATGTCAATACCGGGGAGCTGTTGTGGGCCTTTGATCCAGGCGCGAAAGATCCGAACGCGATCCCGTCTGACGAACACACCTTTACCTTTAACTCGCCAAACTCGTGGGCACCTGCGGCCTATGACGCGAAGCTGGATCTGGTGTATCTGCCGATGGGCGTTACCACGCCAGATATCTGGGGCGGTAACCGCACCCCAGAACAGGAACGTTATGCCAGCTCGATTCTGGCGCTGAATGCCACTACCGGGAAACTGGCGTGGAGCTATCAGACCGTTCACCACGACCTGTGGGATATGGATCTTCCGGCACAGCCAACGCTGGCAGATATCACCGTTAATGGTCAAAAAGTTCCGGTTATTTACGCTCCAGCGAAAACCGGCAACATTTTTGTGCTTGATCGCCGCAATGGTGAACTGGTGGTTCCGGCCCCGGAAAAACCAGTTCCCCAAGGCGCAGCGAAAGGTGATTACGTTACCCCTACTCAACCGTTCTCTGAACTGAGCTTCCGTCCGAAGAAAGATTTGAGCGGTGCGGATATGTGGGGCGCCACCATGTTTGACCAACTGGTGTGCCGCGTGATGTTCCACCAGATGCGCTATGAAGGTATTTTCACGCCGCCATCTGAACAGGGTACGCTGGTCTTCCCGGGTAACCTGGGGATGTTCGAATGGGGCGGGATTTCCGTTGATCCGAATCGTGAAGTGGCAATTGCCAACCCAATGGCACTGCCGTTTGTTTCGAAACTGATCCCTCGCGGTCCTGGCAACCCGATGGAACAGCCAAAAGATGCCAAAGGCACCGGTACGGAATCCGGCATTCAGCCGCAGTACGGCGTACCGTATGGCGTTACGCTTAACCCGTTCCTTTCACCATTTGGTCTGCCATGTAAACAGCCAGCATGGGGTTATATTTCGGCGCTGGATCTGAAAACCAATGAAGTGGTGTGGAAGAAACGCATTGGTACGCCGCAGGACAGCATGCCGTTCCCGATGCCGGTTCCTGTGCCGTTCAATATGGGTATGCCGATGCTGGGCGGGCCAATCTCCACGGCGGGTAACGTGCTGTTTATCGCCGCTACGGCAGATAACTACCTGCGCGCTTACAACATGAGCAACGGTGAAAAACTGTGGCAGGGCCGTTTACCGGCGGGTGGTCAGGCAACACCGATGACCTATGAAGTGAATGGCAAGCAATATGTGGTGATATCCGCAGGCGGTCACGGTTCATTTGGTACGAAGATGGGCGACTATATTGTGGCTTATGCGTTGCCGGATGATGTGAAATAA
- a CDS encoding YacC family pilotin-like protein: protein MKTFFRTVLFGSLMAVCANSYALSESEAEDMADLTAVFVFLKNDCGYQNLPNGQIRRALVFFAQQNQWDLSNYDTFDMKSLGEDSYRDLSGIGIPVAKKCKALARDSLSLLAYVK from the coding sequence ATGAAGACGTTTTTCAGAACAGTGTTATTCGGCAGCCTGATGGCCGTTTGCGCAAACAGTTACGCGCTCAGCGAGTCTGAAGCCGAAGATATGGCCGATTTAACGGCAGTTTTTGTTTTTCTGAAGAATGATTGTGGTTACCAGAACTTACCTAACGGACAAATTCGTCGCGCACTGGTCTTTTTCGCCCAGCAAAACCAGTGGGATCTCAGCAACTACGACACCTTCGATATGAAATCCCTCGGTGAAGACAGCTACCGCGATCTCAGCGGCATCGGCATTCCCGTCGCTAAAAAGTGCAAAGCCCTGGCCCGCGATTCCTTAAGCCTGCTTGCCTACGTCAAATAA
- the yacL gene encoding protein YacL: MDYEFLRDVTGVVKVRMSMGHEVIGHWFNEEVKENLALLDEVEDAARTLKGSERSWQRAGHEYTLWMDGEEVMVRANQLEFAGDEMEEGMNYYDEESLSLCGVEDFLQVVAAYRDFVQQK, from the coding sequence ATGGATTACGAATTTCTGCGTGATGTAACCGGAGTGGTAAAGGTGCGCATGTCCATGGGGCATGAAGTCATCGGGCACTGGTTTAATGAAGAGGTGAAAGAAAACCTGGCCTTGCTTGACGAAGTGGAAGACGCAGCGCGCACGCTCAAAGGCAGCGAACGTTCCTGGCAACGGGCAGGGCATGAATACACCCTGTGGATGGACGGCGAAGAGGTGATGGTTCGCGCCAATCAACTGGAATTCGCTGGCGATGAAATGGAAGAGGGGATGAACTACTACGACGAGGAAAGCCTGTCGCTGTGCGGCGTTGAGGACTTCTTGCAGGTAGTAGCGGCTTATCGCGATTTTGTGCAGCAGAAGTAG
- the hpt gene encoding hypoxanthine phosphoribosyltransferase, which yields MKHTVEVMIPEAEIKARIAELGRQITERYKDSGSDMVLVGLLRGSFMFMADLCREVQVSHEVDFMTASSYGSGMSTTRDVKILKDLDEDIRGKDVLIVEDIIDSGNTLSKVREILSLREPKSLAICTLLDKPSRREVNVPVEFIGFSIPDEFVVGYGIDYAQRYRHLPYIGKVVLLDE from the coding sequence ATGAAACATACTGTAGAAGTAATGATCCCCGAAGCGGAGATTAAAGCGCGTATCGCCGAACTGGGTCGTCAGATTACTGAGCGTTACAAAGACAGCGGCAGCGATATGGTGCTGGTAGGCCTGCTGCGTGGCTCATTTATGTTTATGGCGGACCTGTGCCGTGAAGTTCAGGTATCTCATGAAGTCGATTTTATGACCGCCTCCAGCTACGGTAGCGGCATGTCCACCACCCGCGATGTGAAAATCCTCAAAGATCTGGATGAAGATATCCGTGGCAAGGACGTGCTGATTGTTGAAGATATCATCGACTCGGGTAATACACTGTCGAAAGTGCGTGAAATCTTAAGCCTGCGCGAACCGAAGTCGCTGGCGATTTGTACGCTGCTGGATAAACCGTCCCGTCGTGAAGTGAACGTCCCGGTAGAATTTATCGGTTTCTCGATCCCGGATGAGTTTGTGGTGGGTTACGGCATTGATTACGCTCAGCGTTACCGCCATCTGCCGTACATCGGCAAAGTAGTGCTGCTGGACGAGTAA
- the speE gene encoding polyamine aminopropyltransferase: MAEKKQWHETLHDQFGQYFAVDNVLYHEKTDHQDLIIFENAAFGRVMALDGVVQTTERDEFIYHEMMTHVPLLAHGHAKDVLIIGGGDGAMLREVTRHKNVESITMVEIDAGVVSFCRQYLPNHNAGSYDDPRFKLVIDDGVNFVNQTSQTFDVIISDCTDPIGPGESLFTSAFYEGCKRCLNPGGIFVAQNGVCFLQQEEAIDSHRKLSNYFSDVGFYQAAIPTYYGGIMTFAWATDNDALRHLSSEIIQARFLASGLKCRYYNPAVHTAAFALPQYLQDALASQPS; encoded by the coding sequence ATGGCCGAGAAAAAACAGTGGCATGAAACGCTACACGACCAGTTTGGGCAGTACTTTGCGGTAGATAACGTTCTGTATCATGAAAAGACCGATCACCAGGATCTGATCATTTTTGAGAACGCTGCATTTGGCCGCGTAATGGCGCTGGATGGCGTAGTACAAACCACCGAGCGCGACGAGTTTATCTATCATGAGATGATGACCCACGTTCCGCTATTAGCCCACGGTCACGCGAAAGATGTGCTGATTATCGGCGGCGGCGACGGTGCCATGCTGCGTGAAGTGACCCGACATAAAAACGTTGAGTCAATCACGATGGTGGAAATCGATGCGGGTGTCGTGTCGTTCTGCCGTCAGTATCTGCCCAACCATAACGCCGGTAGCTACGACGATCCGCGCTTTAAACTGGTGATCGACGATGGCGTCAATTTCGTTAATCAAACCAGCCAGACCTTTGATGTCATTATCTCCGACTGCACCGATCCTATCGGTCCCGGCGAAAGTCTGTTCACCTCAGCATTTTATGAAGGCTGCAAACGTTGCCTGAATCCTGGCGGTATCTTCGTCGCACAAAACGGCGTCTGCTTTTTACAGCAGGAAGAGGCTATCGACAGTCATCGCAAACTCAGCAATTATTTTAGCGATGTCGGCTTTTATCAGGCGGCAATCCCGACCTATTACGGCGGCATCATGACCTTTGCATGGGCGACAGATAACGACGCCTTACGCCATCTCTCAAGCGAAATTATTCAGGCGCGTTTTCTCGCTTCTGGCCTGAAATGCCGTTATTACAATCCGGCAGTCCATACGGCAGCTTTTGCCTTACCTCAGTATCTGCAAGACGCACTGGCCTCACAGCCGTCCTAA